CGGGGGCCGCGCTGGCGGCCGCTGTCATGGGGTTTCCGCTGATGGTGCGCGCCATTCGCCTTGCCATCGAGGCCGTGGATCCAAAGATCGAAGAGGCCGCCCGCACCCTTGGCGCGCCGGGCTGGGCGGTCTTCGGGTCCATCACCCTGCCCCTGATCCTGCCGGGCGTGCTGGCCGGGGCCGTCATGGGATTTGCCAAGGCCATTGGCGAATTTGGCGCAACCATCACCTTTGTCGCCAATATCCCGGGTGAGACTCAGACCCTGCCATCGGCCATCTATGCCCTGTTGCAGGTGCCGGGTGGCGAGGATGCCGCGATCCGATTGGTGATCTGGGCCTGCCTCATCGCCCTGGGCGCGGTGGTGGTATCGGAGTGGCTGGCGCGCCGCGTCGCGCGAAGGATCGCGGGCACATGACGCTGTCGGTCTCCCTGCGCCACCGGTTCGGTGACTTTGCGCTTGATATCGGCTTCGAGGCGGGACCGGGGGTGACGGCGCTGTTTGGCCGGTCCGGTGCAGGCAAGACAACCATCGTCAATGCCATTGCCGGGCTGTTGCGGCCCGATCATGCGCAGATCACCCTGGATGGCATCCGCTTTGACACCCTGCCCGTGCACAGGCGCCGGGTTGGATACGTGTTTCAGGACGCGCGCCTGTTTCCCCATCTGAGTGTCGCCGACAATCTGGATTATGCAGGTCGGTTCGGTGCGCGGGCCAGGGACCGTCCCCGTATCATCGAGATGCTGGGGATCGGCGCCCTGCTGGAGCGTCGCCCGGCCACCCTGTCCGGGGGGGAAAGACAGCGCGTGGCGCTTGGGCGCGCTTTGCTGTCCGATCCGCGCCTGTTGCTGATGGACGAACCGCTTGCGGCGCTCGACGCCCCCCGCAAGGCCGAGATCCTGCCCTATCTCGACCGGCTCAAGGCCGAAACCGGTGTGCCCATTCTCTATGTCAGTCACGCGGTGGACGAGGTGGCGCGTCTGGCCGACACCATGGTGCTGTTGGCCCACGGCCGCGTGGCGCGCGCCGGGCCGCTGTTCGATGTGATGGCGGATCCCGCCGCGGTCCCCCTTCTGGGCGTGCGCGAGGCAGGCGCGGTCCTGCGGGCCCGTGTGACCGCACATGACGATGACGGGCTCAGCACGCTGGCGCTGGCGGCGGGGTCGGTGCAGCTCTTGGGGGTGCAGGCCCCTGTCGGCGCAGAGGTACGGTTGCGCGTGCTGGCGCAGGATGTGCTTTTGTCGCTGACCGAACCTGCGGGATTGAGTGCGCAGAACATCCTGCCCGTGACCATCACCGCGATCCGTGCAGGCGACGGGCCGGGGGCTGCGATTGCACTGGATGCGGGCGGGGACGCGCTGTTGGCGCGGGTGACCGCCCGGGCCGTGCACCGCATGGGCCTGACCGAGGGGCAGCACCTGTTTGCAGTGATCAAGGCCACGTCCGTGGCCCAATCGGCCATTTCGGGCGCGGCTACCTGAGCGCCAGCACCTCGCGCCGCAACCGGTCCACCATCACGGCGTGCGGCTGATCGGCCTCCACCGCCAGACGGCGCAGGCCGAAATGCACATGCGCCATGTCGGTGTAGTACTTGGTGTAGCTGAAATTGATCGCCGCACCCGCCGCGGCCCCCAGCAGCGGCACGGCCTGGGCCGCCAGCTTCTGTCCCAGCACCACGGCAAGGCGCGGTGCCACCCGGGCGATCAGCGCCTGCATCGCAGCCCCCGACAGCGCCATCCGGGCCGACAGAAAGGCGATATCAGACCCGTCATCATGATCCAGCGGGCCCGCCGCGGCAAAGACCTGTACGCAGTCGAACCGCACCGATGCGGCCTGCGGATCAAACCCGTGGTCTTCGGCGACCCCTTCGATCACGCGCAACAGCAGCGTCGTTGTCACCGGCAATTCGGCCAGCGCCGTCGGCAGGCCGCCAAATCCGCCCGCCGCTCCCATGGCCGCGCTGACCGTGGCGTTCAGCCACTCGGCCTGATCGGGGACGACACCGCGCGACGTGCTTGCCGCGCTCAGCGCCTGGGTCAGGGCCGCGCGGGTGGCCTCGTTCAACTGGTTGCGCACCGGTTCGGGCAAGCGCCCCAGCAACCCGTCAGCCTGCGTGCCCAGCGCATTGAGCAGCTGGATACCAAGGCCGCCAGCCGCCTTGTAGCGCCGGGCGAGGCGCTCGACTTCCGCTTCTGCATCCACCGGGTCGGGCACAACTATGATCTCGTTCATGGCCCCAAGATGGGCGCGCATCGCCGCATAATCAACCGAACCGCGTGACGTCGCCTTGCACGGCGCTCCATGCCCCGGCTGTCAGATCGCGGCCCAGCACCCGCTCCGGATTGGTCGGCGGGGGCATCACGACACCTGTCAGCTTCCGAAACCCGAAACGCGCGTAATAGGGGGCATCGCCCACCAGCATGACGCGGTCCCAGCCTGCGCCTGCCGCCTCGGCGAGCGAGCTTTCGATCAACTCGCCGCCCAGCCCTTCGCCCTGACGGGTGGGGTGCACCGCCACCGGTCCCAAAAGCAGCGTGGAATGCCCCCCGACCCGCACCGGCCAATAGCGGATGGCACCCGCCAGAATACCGTCCGGATCGCGGGCGACATGGCTCAGCCCAGCCACAGGCGGGACATCATCGCGCAGACGGT
The DNA window shown above is from uncultured Tateyamaria sp. and carries:
- the modB gene encoding molybdate ABC transporter permease subunit, whose amino-acid sequence is MMLDAAGWTALRLSLLVGVTATLVALPLAIWVAWLLARRAFWGKQVLNALVHLPLVLPPVVTGYLLLIAFGRNGPAGRFLEETFGLVLAFRWTGAALAAAVMGFPLMVRAIRLAIEAVDPKIEEAARTLGAPGWAVFGSITLPLILPGVLAGAVMGFAKAIGEFGATITFVANIPGETQTLPSAIYALLQVPGGEDAAIRLVIWACLIALGAVVVSEWLARRVARRIAGT
- the modC gene encoding molybdenum ABC transporter ATP-binding protein, with the translated sequence MTLSVSLRHRFGDFALDIGFEAGPGVTALFGRSGAGKTTIVNAIAGLLRPDHAQITLDGIRFDTLPVHRRRVGYVFQDARLFPHLSVADNLDYAGRFGARARDRPRIIEMLGIGALLERRPATLSGGERQRVALGRALLSDPRLLLMDEPLAALDAPRKAEILPYLDRLKAETGVPILYVSHAVDEVARLADTMVLLAHGRVARAGPLFDVMADPAAVPLLGVREAGAVLRARVTAHDDDGLSTLALAAGSVQLLGVQAPVGAEVRLRVLAQDVLLSLTEPAGLSAQNILPVTITAIRAGDGPGAAIALDAGGDALLARVTARAVHRMGLTEGQHLFAVIKATSVAQSAISGAAT
- a CDS encoding EcsC family protein, encoding MNEIIVVPDPVDAEAEVERLARRYKAAGGLGIQLLNALGTQADGLLGRLPEPVRNQLNEATRAALTQALSAASTSRGVVPDQAEWLNATVSAAMGAAGGFGGLPTALAELPVTTTLLLRVIEGVAEDHGFDPQAASVRFDCVQVFAAAGPLDHDDGSDIAFLSARMALSGAAMQALIARVAPRLAVVLGQKLAAQAVPLLGAAAGAAINFSYTKYYTDMAHVHFGLRRLAVEADQPHAVMVDRLRREVLALR
- a CDS encoding N-acetyltransferase, translating into MYHLRTETPEDRWEVEALYDLCFAPGREALSSYRLRDDVPPVAGLSHVARDPDGILAGAIRYWPVRVGGHSTLLLGPVAVHPTRQGEGLGGELIESSLAEAAGAGWDRVMLVGDAPYYARFGFRKLTGVVMPPPTNPERVLGRDLTAGAWSAVQGDVTRFG